One window from the genome of Vicia villosa cultivar HV-30 ecotype Madison, WI unplaced genomic scaffold, Vvil1.0 ctg.000622F_1_1, whole genome shotgun sequence encodes:
- the LOC131629906 gene encoding COBRA-like protein 4 → MRLLISALCVTVLCSYAAAYDPLDPDGNITIKWDVVSWTPDGYVAVVTMSNFQMYRHIMNPGWTLGWSWAKKEVIWSMVGSQTTEQGDCSKFKGNVPHCCKKTPTVVDLLPGVPYNLQFSNCCKGGVVAAWGQDPSSAVSSFQISVGQGGTSNKTVKLPKNFTLSAPGPGYTCGPAKIVPSTTFLTSDKRRKTQALMTWNVTCTYSQFLARKNPSCCVSLSSFYNETITPCPSCACGCQNKKNCVKGHSKFLDMVGLHTPKRDNEPLLQCTHHMCPIRVHWHVKVNYKDYWRVKIAVTNFNYRLNYSLWTLAVQHPNLNNVTQVFSFDYKPLLPYQSINDTGMFYGMKFFNDLLMEAGPSGNVQSEVLLQKNKETFTFNQGWAFPRRVYFNGEECMMPPPDTYPYLPNSSPMNALNFQALITSFLLLLALWCIGT, encoded by the exons GCGGTGGTAACGATGAGCAATTTCCAAATGTACCGACACATAATGAATCCGGGATGGACATTAGGATGGTCATGGGCTAAGAAAGAAGTGATATGGTCAATGGTAGGATCTCAAACAACTGAGCAAGGAGATTGTTCAAAATTCAAAGGAAATGTACCTCACTGCTGCAAGAAAACTCCAACAGTTGTAGACCTTCTCCCTGGTGTACCTTACAACCTACAATTCTCAAACTGTTGTAAGGGTGGAGTTGTAGCAGCATGGGGACAAGACCCTTCATCAGCTGTTTCATCTTTTCAAATCAGTGTTGGACAAGGTGGTACTTCAAACAAGACAGTTAAACTTCCTAAGAACTTCACTCTCTCGGCTCCCGGACCTGGCTATACGTGCGGTCCGGCTAAGATTGTTCCGTCCACCACTTTTCTTACCTCGGATAAGCGCCGCAAAACTCAAGCACTTA TGACATGGAATGTGACATGTACATATTCACAATTTCTTGCAAGAAAAAACCCAAGTTGCTGTGTTTCTTTGTCATCTTTCTATAATGAGACTATTACTCCTTGTCCTTCTTGTGCTTGTGGATGCCAGAACAAGAAGAATTGTGTCAA GGGTCATTCTAAATTCCTAGACATGGTAGGGTTACATACACCAAAGAGAGACAATGAACCATTGCTACAATGCACTCATCATATGTGTCCTATAAGGGTACACTGGCATGTGAAAGTTAACTATAAGGACTATTGGAGAGTCAAGATAGCTGTGACAAATTTCAATTATAGATTGAATTATTCTCTTTGGACTCTTGCTGTACAGCATCCAAATCTTAACAATGTCACCCAAGTTTTCAGCTTTGATTACAAGCCTTTGCTTCCCTATCAATCCATAA ATGACACAGGTATGTTCTATGGCATGAAATTCTTCAATGATCTCTTGATGGAAGCTGGACCAAGTGGAAATGTTCAATCAGAAGTGCTTCTTCAAAAGAACAAGGAAACATTCACTTTCAACCAAGGATGGGCGTTTCCTAGGAGAGTCTACTTCAATGGTGAAGAGTGCATGATGCCACCACCAGATACCTACCCTTACCTCCCTAATTCTTCCCCTATGAATGCCCTCAACTTCCAAGCACTCATCACCTCATTCCTTCTCTTGCTAGCTCTTTGGTGTATAGGTACATAA
- the LOC131629905 gene encoding protein COBRA-like: MGFSLLPKPTPPCIVLFLFLLSCTCFTSTDAYDPLDPNGNITIKWDIINWTPDGYVAVVTMNNFQQYRHIASPGWSLGWTWAKKEVIWAMVGSQTTEQGDCSKFKGNVPHCCKKDPTVVDLLPGTPYNQQIANCCKGGVLSSYAQDPTNAVASFQVSVGRAGTTNKTVKVPKNFTLKAPGPGYTCGPAKVVRPTQFIQPDKRRTTQALMTWNVTCTYSQFLAQETPTCCVSLSSFYNETIVPCPTCACGCQSNASQSGTCVNPNTPHLASVVSGNGKNNLSPLVQCTSHMCPIRIHWHVKVNYKEYWRVKVTITNFNYRMNYSDWNLVVQHPNFENITQLFSFNYQSLNPYGSINDTAMLWGVKFYNDFLNHAGPSGNVQSELLFRKDKSTFTFDKGWAFPRRIYFNGDNCVMPPPDAYPWLPNAGSRQEVSLFALLMTSLVVLVFYAYI, translated from the exons ATGGGTTTCTCTTTGTTACCAAAACCAACACCACCTTGTATAGTTTTGTTCTTGTTTCTACTCTCTTGCACTTGTTTCACTTCAACAG ATGCTTATGACCCACTTGACCCAAATGGGAATATCACAATCAAATGGGATATTATAAATTGGACACCAGATGGTTATGTT GCCGTTGTTACGATGAACAACTTCCAACAATATCGTCACATCGCTTCGCCTGGCTGGTCGCTAGGATGGACATGGGCCAAAAAGGAGGTAATCTGGGCAATGGTGGGATCGCAGACGACCGAACAAGGCGATTGTTCGAAATTCAAAGGAAACGTACCACATTGCTGTAAAAAGGATCCAACTGTCGTTGATCTACTTCCCGGAACACCTTACAATCAGCAAATTGCGAATTGCTGCAAAGGTGGAGTGCTTAGTTCATATGCTCAGGATCCTACGAACGCGGTCGCGTCGTTTCAAGTGAGTGTCGGTAGAGCCGGAACCACAAATAAAACTGTTAAAGTCCCGAAAAACTTCACTTTGAAAGCACCCGGACCGGGTTATACTTGTGGCCCGGCGAAAGTCGTTAGACCAACTCAGTTTATTCAACCCGACAAAAGAAGAACGACCCAAGCACTCA TGACATGGAATGTTACGTGCACATATTCGCAATTTCTAGCTCAGGAAACACCCACATGCTGTGTATCGCTCTCGTCTTTCTACAACGAAACCATCGTACCGTGCCCAACATGTGCGTGTGGCTGCCAGAGTAATGCGTCTCAGTCGGGGACTTGTGTAAA TCCAAATACGCCGCATTTGGCATCGGTTGTTTCTGGTAACGGAAAGAATAATTTATCGCCTTTGGTTCAATGTACTAGCCATATGTGTCCGATTCGAATCCACTGGCATGTTAAAGTTAACTACAAGGAATACTGGCGTGTGAAAGTTACGATTACGAATTTTAATTACCGTATGAATTATTCCGATTGGAACTTGGTTGTTCAGCATCCGAACTTCGAAAATATTACTCAGCTGTTCAGTTTCAACTACCAGTCATTAAATCCTTATGGTTCGATAA ATGATACGGCAATGCTTTGGGGAGTTAAGTTCTATAACGATTTTCTTAATCACGCCGGCCCTAGTGGCAATGTTCAATCGGAGTTACTCTTCCGAAAGGATAAATCGACTTTCACTTTCGATAAGGGTTGGGCGTTCCCTCGCAGAATCTACTTCAACGGCGACAACTGTGTGATGCCACCACCCGATGCTTATCCATGGTTGCCTAATGCTGGTTCTCGGCAAGAGGTTTCGTTGTTCGCTTTATTGATGACCTCCTTAGTAGTCCTTGTATTTTACGCATACATTTAA